The following are encoded together in the Equus przewalskii isolate Varuska chromosome 14, EquPr2, whole genome shotgun sequence genome:
- the TEX261 gene encoding protein TEX261, giving the protein MWFMYVLSWLSLFIQVAFITLAVAAGLYYLAELIEEYTVATSRIIKYMIWFSTAVLIGLYVFERFPSGMIGVGLFTNLVYFGLLQTFPFIMLTSPNFILSCGLVVVNHYLAFQFFAEEYYPFSEVLAYFTFCLWIIPFAFFVSLSAGENVLPSTMQPGDDVVSNYFTKGKRGKRLGILVVFSFIKEAILPSRQKIY; this is encoded by the exons ATGTGGTTCATGTACGTGCTGAGCTGGCTGTCGCTCTTCATCCAAGTGGCCTTCATCACGCTGGCCGTCG CGGCCGGACTGTATTACCTGGCAGAACTGATAGAAGAATACACAGTGGCCACCAGCAGGATCATAAAATACATGATCTGG TTCTCCACGGCGGTGCTGATTGGCCTCTATGTGTTTGAGCGCTTCCCCTCCGGCATGATTGGCGTGGGCCTCTTCACCAACCTCGTTTACTTTGGCCTCCTGCAGACCTTCCCCTTCATCATGCTGACCTCGCCGAACTTCATCCTGTCGTGCG GGCTAGTGGTGGTGAATCATTACCTAGCATTTCAGTTTTTTGCGGAGGAATATTATCCTTTCTCAGAG GTCCTGGCCtatttcactttctgtctctggataaTCCCGTTTGCATTCTTTGTGTCACTGTCGGCTGGGGAGAACGTCCTGCCCTCCACCATGCAGCCAGGAG ATGACGTGGTCTCCAATTACTTCACCAAAGGCAAGCGGGGCAAACGCTTAGGGATCCTGGTTGTCTTCTCTTTCATCAAAGAGGCCATTCTACCCAGTCGTCAGAAGATATACTGA
- the ANKRD53 gene encoding ankyrin repeat domain-containing protein 53, which translates to MQPAEKVSKVSRSDSESRQPRWAGIRWPGCGAGETRSAPPGSAGPGAARGAQGSRLGPGSPPERCPGPSTMVASSSPRQPGGLASVSTNAPGRECRPRPHGAPSQAAQPGPASSSSSSPHPSPLPSPLPHSDSSPVDERDQRAIGRDSELFAAALGNLEWLRFCLNRDRGEILANDKGFTAIHFAAQSCKLACLQVLVEEYKFPVNLPTNNGQTPLHLVIHRDNKTMALPCIHYLLKQGAALNTRTCNGSTPLHLAAREGLLNCVEVLVQNGANVHAQDAMGCKPIDYCKVWNHRICARFLKDAMWKWDKKNFAREMGKLKRLKDQLALMEQDYLTDYQKEHKSLREADFKKWLHGKRLPGGQSLMGNSEQEPCAPPQAVAVSKTPRHRGLWPPKSFHPSPEARLQQTLQLKPPPLVMPKPIYMRPMVRRPKLWNLSNNPARSPTIQIGYPQGIRLGVHPDPWPEHDFSSFLRVRSNGHGGVSLCTVTGKLVSPVPRLPFEVIVRGLYPSVQPYRMKVPQDLYSVSMRDVPRKRHLGDDTFWTDSLAMNLRETFDEAFLAAVRAHQGLLTLSSPKTHP; encoded by the exons ATGCAGCCGGCGGAGAAGGTCTCGAAGGTCTCCCGGAGTGACTCGGAATCAAGGCAGCCGAGGTGGGCCGGGATTAGGTGGCCCGGCTGCGGGGCGGGAGAAACCCGCTCAGCGCCTCCCGGGAGCGCAGGGCCTGGAGCGGCCCGAGGAGCCCAGGGATCCCGGCTGGGGCCGGGCTCGCCTCCTGAGAGGTGCCCGGGGCCCTCGACGATGGTCGCCTCCTCGTCGCCCCGCCAACCAGGCGGCCTTGCCTCGGTCTCCACGAACGCCCCGGGGCGCGAGTGCCGCCCTCGCCCACACGGCGCCCCTTCACAGGCCGCCCAGCCGGGACCAGCCTCTTCCTCGTCCAGTTCCCCGCATCCTTCCCCGCTTCCCTCCCCACTACCCCACAGCGACTCTAGTCCCGTCGATGAGCGGGACCAGAGGGCGATTGGGAGAGACTCCGAGCTGTTCGCGGCCGCGCTGGGCAACCTGGAATGGTTGCGGTTCTGTCTGAATCGAGACCGTGGAGAAATCCTGGCCAATGACAAG GGTTTCACTGCCATCCACTTTGCAGCCCAGAGCTGCAAGCTGGCATGCCTGCAGGTCTTGGTAGAGGAGTACAAGTTTCCAGTAAACCTGCCCACCAACAATGGCCAGACCCCTCTGCACCTCGTCATCCACAGGGACAACAAGACCATGGCCCTCCCCTGCATTCACTATCTGCTTAAGCAAGGCGCGGCCCTCAACAC TCGGACGTGCAATGGCTCCACGCCCCTGCACCTGGCAGCCCGTGAAGGCCTGCTGAACTGTGTGGAGGTCCTAGTGCAAAATGGCGCcaatgtccatgcccaggatgccaTGGGCTGCAAGCCCATCGACTATTGCAAAGTATGGAACCACCGCATCTGTGCCCG CTTCTTGAAGGATGCCATGTGGAAATGGGACAAGAAGAACTTTGCTCgtgagatggggaaactgaagagGCTCAAGGACCAGCTGGCCCTCATGGAGCAGGACTACCTGACTGACTATCAA AAAGAGCACAAAAGTCTGAGAGAGGCTGATTTCAAGAAGTGGCTTCATGGCAAGCGGCTGCCCGGAGGCCAATCCCTGATGGGCAACTCTGAGCAAGAGCCTTGTGCCCCACCCCAGGCCGTTGCCGTCTCCAAGACGCCCAGGCACAGGGGATTGTGGCCTCCCAAAAGCTTCCACCCCTCGCCGGAGGCGCGCCTGCAACAGACTCTGCAGCTCAAGCCGCCGCCCTTGGTGATGCCCAAGCCCATCTACATGCGGCCCATGGTCAGGAGGCCCAAGTTGTGGAACCTTAGCAACAACCCCGCCAGATCCCCCACCATCCAGATCGGCTACCCACAGGGCATCCGCCTGGGAGTGCATCCAGACCCCTGGCCAGAGCACGACTTCAGCAGCTTCCTCAGGGTGAGGTCCAACGGGCACGGTGGTGTGAGCCTATGCACAGTGACCGGCAAGCTGGTGTCGCCTGTGCCCCGGCTGCCTTTTGAGGTGATAGTCCGCGGGCTGTACCCTTCGGTGCAGCCATACAGGATGAAGGTGCCCCAGGACCTTTACTCCGTCAGCATGAGGGACGTGCCCAGGAAGCGGCACTTGGGCGACGACACCTTCTGGACTGATAGTCTGGCCATGAACCTGCGTGAGACGTTTGATGAAGCCTTCCTGGCAGCTGTGCGAGCCCATCAAGGGCTCCTCACTCTGTCCTCCCCTAAAACCCACCCATAA